From a region of the Sphaerodactylus townsendi isolate TG3544 linkage group LG09, MPM_Stown_v2.3, whole genome shotgun sequence genome:
- the LOC125439418 gene encoding A-kinase anchor protein 8-like: MSYSGYGNWNSGSNRGYGDYNYGYGYSQDNSGNYGYGMATSNSWEMPNSATDMNLNTSTGTSADGVITKFNQRLDMVSHLETDTMQGGHYGSGEDRYDTYESFDSRSSLNDHDLYRSGYDYSEPEHETDNAYEGHYDNSYELDSGSLEVDQVSQNPIPGCIVAS; the protein is encoded by the coding sequence ATGAGCTATTCAGGCTATGGAAACTGGAACTCTGGCTCAAACAGAGGTTATGGAGACTACAATTATGGATATGGATACAGTCAGGATAACTCTGGCAATTATGGGTATGGTATGGCCACTTCAAACTCTTGGGAAATGCCTAATTCAGCTACAGACATGAACCTTAACACTTCCACTGGTACCAGTGCTGATGGTGTAATAACAAAATTTAACCAGCGCTTAGATATGGTGTCTCATCTAGAAACTGACACGATGCAAGGGGGACATTATGGCTCAGGTGAAGACAGGTATGATACATATGAGTCCTTCGACTCAAGGTCTTCACTGAACGACCATGATCTGTACAGATCCGGCTACGATTACAGTGAGCCTGAACATGAAACCGACAATGCCTATGAGGGCCACTATGACAACTCCTATGAGTTGGACTCAGGGTCACTGGAAGTAGATCAGGTTAGCCAGAATCCAATTCCTGGATGCATTGTAGCCAGTTAA